In Miscanthus floridulus cultivar M001 chromosome 5, ASM1932011v1, whole genome shotgun sequence, one genomic interval encodes:
- the LOC136454889 gene encoding uncharacterized protein has protein sequence MVYGSKAVLPTDLDYGAMRIRVDDKQGAKASHEDAMNQLDKARDVTLLRSAKCQQALLRYHSRWVWDRSFNVGDLVLRLVQSNKHRHKLSPPWEGPYVIAEVLRPGTNKLKTTDGEVFTNAWNIEQLHHFYP, from the coding sequence atggtctacggttccaaggccgtcctcccaaccgacctcgactatggagcaatGAGGATCAGAGTAGACGataaacagggagccaaggcatcccacgaagacgcCATGAACCAGCTAGACAAAGCTCGTGATGtcaccctcctccgctcggccaagtgcCAGCAGGCATTGCTacggtaccatagccgatgggtGTGGGACCGATCCTTTAATGTCGGGGACTTGGTTCtccgcctcgtgcagagcaacaagcaccgccacaagctctccccaccttgggaggggccgtacgtcatcgcggaagtactccgGCCAGGCACCAACAAGCTAAAAaccaccgacggcgaggtcttcaccaatgcctggaacattgagcagctacatcatttttacccttaa